One Nodularia sp. LEGE 06071 DNA segment encodes these proteins:
- the gatC gene encoding Asp-tRNA(Asn)/Glu-tRNA(Gln) amidotransferase subunit GatC, which translates to MIDREQVHKVALLARLELTSAEEEQFTTQLGSILDYIEQLNEVDVSNVLPTTRAIDVSNVTRKDELQPYPEREAILNGAPEQEGDFFKVPKIMNSND; encoded by the coding sequence ATGATTGATCGCGAACAAGTTCACAAAGTAGCTCTGCTGGCTCGTTTAGAATTAACATCAGCAGAAGAGGAGCAATTCACTACTCAACTGGGAAGTATTTTGGATTATATCGAGCAGTTGAATGAAGTAGATGTCAGTAATGTACTGCCGACAACACGGGCAATTGATGTCAGTAATGTGACTCGAAAAGATGAGTTACAACCATATCCTGAGCGAGAAGCTATCTTGAATGGTGCGCCTGAACAAGAAGGCGATTTTTTCAAAGTCCCAAAAATTATGAATAGCAATGATTAG
- a CDS encoding photosystem I assembly protein Ycf3, giving the protein MPRTQKNDNFVDKSFTVMADLILKLLPANKKAKEAFVYYRDGMSAQAEGEYAEALDYYEEALTLEEDSYDRSYIHYNMGLIHASNGDHDTALKMYHQAIEMNPRLPQALNNIAVIYHYQGEKAKEAGDNDAGEALFDQAADYWIRAIRMAPNNYIEAQNWLKTTGRMQIDVFF; this is encoded by the coding sequence ATGCCAAGAACCCAAAAAAACGATAATTTTGTTGACAAATCCTTTACAGTGATGGCGGATCTCATCCTGAAACTTCTGCCAGCCAACAAAAAAGCTAAAGAAGCATTTGTGTATTACCGTGATGGGATGTCAGCGCAGGCAGAAGGTGAATATGCCGAAGCCTTAGACTATTACGAAGAAGCGCTCACATTAGAGGAAGACAGTTACGATCGCAGTTATATTCACTATAATATGGGGCTAATCCATGCTAGTAATGGTGACCACGATACAGCTTTAAAAATGTATCACCAAGCGATTGAAATGAACCCACGTTTACCCCAAGCTTTGAATAATATTGCGGTGATTTACCATTATCAAGGTGAAAAAGCCAAAGAAGCTGGGGATAATGACGCTGGCGAAGCATTGTTTGACCAAGCAGCAGATTATTGGATTAGAGCTATTCGCATGGCTCCCAATAACTACATTGAAGCCCAAAACTGGCTGAAAACCACTGGACGGATGCAAATTGACGTATTCTTTTAA
- a CDS encoding SOS response-associated peptidase has product MCGRFTLNQSLGALAEFLRVEKIPDLAAQYNIAPTQNVATVLHNPKTDKREFQQLRWGLIPSWAKDPKIGAKLINARSETVAEKPAFRSAFKQRRCLVLADGFYEWKQQNGKKQPFYFRLLNGQPFGFAGLWEKWQPLEGRTDYEEIISCTILTTAANELVQPIHERMPVIVSPQDYDLWLNPQMPTPERLQQLLCPYPGQVMTGYPVSSLVNNPRQNSSECIIPLGEEKSLPENIF; this is encoded by the coding sequence ATGTGTGGAAGATTTACTTTAAATCAGTCATTGGGGGCGTTAGCTGAATTTTTACGTGTAGAGAAAATTCCCGATTTAGCTGCTCAATATAACATTGCACCTACGCAAAATGTGGCAACAGTGCTACATAATCCTAAAACTGACAAGCGTGAGTTTCAGCAGTTACGTTGGGGGTTGATACCTTCCTGGGCAAAAGATCCAAAAATTGGTGCGAAGCTGATCAATGCTAGGTCGGAAACAGTTGCGGAAAAACCAGCTTTTCGGTCAGCATTCAAGCAGCGACGCTGTTTAGTGCTAGCTGATGGTTTTTATGAGTGGAAACAACAAAATGGGAAAAAACAGCCGTTTTATTTTCGTCTCTTAAATGGACAGCCCTTCGGTTTTGCGGGGTTGTGGGAAAAATGGCAACCCCTAGAGGGAAGGACTGACTATGAGGAAATCATATCTTGTACAATTTTAACAACGGCAGCGAATGAATTAGTCCAACCAATTCATGAGCGAATGCCAGTGATTGTGTCTCCACAAGATTACGATTTGTGGTTAAATCCCCAAATGCCAACACCTGAGCGACTACAGCAGCTATTGTGTCCATATCCAGGTCAAGTAATGACTGGCTATCCAGTTAGTAGCTTGGTGAACAATCCTCGACAGAATAGTTCTGAATGTATCATCCCTCTGGGTGAAGAGAAATCACTTCCTGAGAATATCTTTTAA